DNA from Prosthecobacter vanneervenii:
TCCAAAGGCGGTGTGGTGACAATTCCGGCAGGAGACTACCATCTCGATGGCGACAAGCCGCTGGTGCTTGGCTCGAACACGACGGTGCTTGCCCATGGGGCGCGATTCATCCTGCCGGAGACGCTGCCGGACAAGGCGCGTGTGGTTGTCTTTGCCGGGCAGGACATCGCGCATTTCAGCTGGCATGGTGGGGAGTTTGTGGGGCATGTGTTTGACCCGGCGCAGAAGGAGAATCTCTGGGAGCCCAATGCAAACACGAAGGGCATTGAGATCACGACGACCAAACAAGGCGGTACGCATGACATCCTGTTTCGCGAAGTGAAGGCCAACGGGATGGCGGGAGCCGTGATCGGGGTGCATGGGCTGGTGGGTAAAAGCAGCGAGAGCGAGGTGAAGGCCTATGCCGAGCGTGTGGCGGTGGAAAGCTGCACGCTGCTGCGCAGCGGGAAGTTCATGTGGGACTACGGCTACCTGTGGCAGATCATGACCTTCCCCGAAGCTTATGAGCCTTGGGAGGTGGAGCGTGCCAGAAAGTACTTCCGCACGGACCTGACTCGGGATGCCACTTTCAGCGGGGACTTGGTGAAGTTTGACAACAGCACACGCCCGCTCGCCGTAAGCGAAACGGATGATCCCAAAGAAGCGCTCACCTTCATGGGTACAAGCCTGCCGAAAAATATCGTGCGTGGCAGGCAGTATTTTGTGGTCGAATCCACCCCACAACACATCAAGATCGCCGACCAGCCGAAAGGCAGGGCGATTCGTTTTGACAATGATGGCAGTGGCGTGCTGGCATTCAATCTCAGCGGCACCTACCTGGGAGCTTATGCCCCGACGGGCAGCGGCCCGGGCAAGGGGGCATTTGACATCGTGGGCGCGCTGGATGTCCGCGTCACAGGCTGCCAGCTCAGCGCCCTGGGAGACACGATGCACATTCAGCGCTGCAGGAATGTCATTTTCTCAAGCAACCACATTCTTGGCAGCCGCATGGGGGCCTTCTTTCTGGCGGAGTATTGCCAGAACGCCACCATCACCGGAAACCTGGTGGATGGCACCAACGGCTCGCGCGTGATCAGCGTGGAAAAAAGCTGCACGGATGTGACGATGACTGGAAACACCTTCCGCAATGGCGGGCGCGGGGCGTGGATCAACCAGCCGGTGAACTTTATCATGACAGGGAATGTGTTCGTGAACAACACCACGAAAAATGAGCCTGACATGCGGCGGGGACGCATCGCCTACCGCACGGCCAAGCCGGGCGAGTTTCCGGAGCTGTACTTCACGATCTATGAGCCGGGTGCCAGCTACGGCCCGGTGATTGTGAAGGACAACATCTTCATCCTCGGCGATTCCGCGCCTGACGAAGCCGTCACCTTCGCCCCCAACGGCCACGACCTGCAGTTCAGCGGCAACACTTTCCAAAACAAGGCCGCGACCATCGTGGTGGATCCGAGCTGCAAGAACACGCTGATCGACCACAACCAAGGAGCGAAGACGGTGAATAATCC
Protein-coding regions in this window:
- a CDS encoding right-handed parallel beta-helix repeat-containing protein, yielding MKSLFCLLLLTAAVFADDSAKIAALLSKGGVVTIPAGDYHLDGDKPLVLGSNTTVLAHGARFILPETLPDKARVVVFAGQDIAHFSWHGGEFVGHVFDPAQKENLWEPNANTKGIEITTTKQGGTHDILFREVKANGMAGAVIGVHGLVGKSSESEVKAYAERVAVESCTLLRSGKFMWDYGYLWQIMTFPEAYEPWEVERARKYFRTDLTRDATFSGDLVKFDNSTRPLAVSETDDPKEALTFMGTSLPKNIVRGRQYFVVESTPQHIKIADQPKGRAIRFDNDGSGVLAFNLSGTYLGAYAPTGSGPGKGAFDIVGALDVRVTGCQLSALGDTMHIQRCRNVIFSSNHILGSRMGAFFLAEYCQNATITGNLVDGTNGSRVISVEKSCTDVTMTGNTFRNGGRGAWINQPVNFIMTGNVFVNNTTKNEPDMRRGRIAYRTAKPGEFPELYFTIYEPGASYGPVIVKDNIFILGDSAPDEAVTFAPNGHDLQFSGNTFQNKAATIVVDPSCKNTLIDHNQGAKTVNNPVDFNHGRR